One part of the Desulfonema ishimotonii genome encodes these proteins:
- the ccsB gene encoding c-type cytochrome biogenesis protein CcsB, translating into MMGFTDLLVIITIIFYFLSTASYFAYLFFQKDYLHRLGIYILGTGFVAHTTLIGTTFMHIGSIPAHNLHQTLSLAGWILAGVFLTFQYRFGLRVLGIFIAPLATFTMIISSRLPITPDRLDESFKSFWLILHVVIIFTGEAAFALACGVGILYLLQEHAIKTKKRGFFFNRLPSLEMLDSTGYACIITGFTMVTIGLLSGFLYARSIWGRFWSWDPKEVWSGIMWLFYAALLHERLVVGWRGRKSAIMSIIGFVVLLFTFLGVNFFLKGHHGDFTQW; encoded by the coding sequence ATGATGGGATTTACAGATCTTCTGGTCATCATTACAATCATATTTTATTTTCTGAGCACAGCCAGTTACTTTGCCTATCTCTTTTTTCAGAAAGACTATCTCCACCGGCTGGGAATCTATATTCTGGGTACAGGATTTGTCGCCCATACGACTCTGATCGGCACGACATTCATGCACATCGGCTCCATACCCGCCCACAACCTGCACCAGACCCTCTCTCTGGCAGGCTGGATTCTGGCCGGGGTGTTTCTGACCTTTCAATACCGGTTCGGACTCCGGGTACTGGGCATTTTTATCGCCCCGCTGGCGACCTTTACCATGATCATCTCATCCCGGCTGCCCATTACGCCGGACCGGCTGGACGAGAGCTTCAAGAGTTTCTGGCTGATTCTGCATGTGGTCATTATTTTCACGGGCGAGGCCGCCTTTGCCCTGGCGTGCGGCGTGGGTATTCTCTACCTTCTCCAGGAACACGCCATCAAGACGAAAAAACGGGGCTTTTTTTTCAATCGCCTGCCGTCGCTGGAAATGCTTGACAGCACAGGATATGCCTGCATTATTACAGGGTTTACCATGGTGACCATCGGACTCCTCTCCGGCTTTCTCTACGCCAGGTCGATCTGGGGGCGATTCTGGAGCTGGGATCCCAAAGAGGTCTGGTCCGGCATCATGTGGCTGTTTTACGCAGCCCTGCTCCACGAACGTCTGGTGGTGGGGTGGCGGGGGCGTAAATCGGCGATCATGTCGATTATCGGATTTGTGGTCCTTTTGTTCACCTTTTTGGGGGTCAATTTCTTTTTGAAAGGCCATCACGGAGATTTTACACAATGGTAA
- a CDS encoding DHH family phosphoesterase → MKLSASERLRRFYSQFSGSDHVLILINADPDAIASAMAVKRLLWRKVASVTISNINVIKRPDNVAMVRLLGVRLTHVDEIREENHTRVVLVDSQPAHNELFSRFRMDVIIDHHPKTGEDAPFSDIRPDYGANSTILTEYLRAARIKPSAKLATGLFHAIKTDTRNFERQAQIEDVRAFQFLFKYTNTTLARKIEQADLRLDFLKYFRIGLEAMRMHRGRVFVHLGPVINPDVCVLLADFFMRVNPVTWSIVSGICDGTLILIFRNDGIRKNAGNVARKSFCQLGSAGGHKSMARAEIPLEALKNEVDHTDDRQLLEWVIRRIEKKHSAAARKNCTPDDPDAHCPMPGNY, encoded by the coding sequence ATGAAACTCTCTGCATCCGAACGGTTGCGGCGCTTTTACAGCCAGTTTTCAGGCAGCGATCATGTGCTGATCCTGATCAACGCCGATCCCGACGCCATTGCCAGCGCAATGGCGGTCAAGCGGCTGTTGTGGCGGAAAGTCGCCAGCGTTACCATATCCAATATTAATGTGATAAAGCGCCCCGACAACGTCGCAATGGTACGGCTTCTGGGCGTCAGACTGACCCATGTTGATGAAATACGGGAAGAAAACCACACCCGTGTGGTCCTGGTTGACTCACAGCCGGCCCACAACGAGCTGTTTTCACGCTTCCGTATGGATGTCATCATTGACCACCATCCGAAAACCGGGGAGGACGCCCCGTTTTCGGATATCCGTCCCGATTACGGGGCAAATTCGACCATTCTGACGGAATATCTCAGGGCGGCCCGGATCAAGCCGTCTGCAAAGCTGGCCACCGGCCTGTTTCACGCCATCAAGACCGATACGCGGAACTTTGAACGGCAGGCTCAGATTGAGGACGTCCGGGCGTTTCAGTTCCTGTTCAAATATACCAACACCACCCTGGCCCGGAAGATCGAACAGGCCGATCTGCGGCTCGATTTTCTGAAATATTTCAGGATCGGACTCGAAGCCATGCGGATGCACCGGGGCCGGGTTTTTGTTCATCTGGGACCGGTCATCAACCCGGATGTCTGCGTCCTGCTGGCGGATTTCTTCATGCGGGTCAACCCCGTCACCTGGAGCATTGTGTCCGGCATCTGTGACGGCACCCTGATCCTGATCTTCAGAAATGACGGCATCCGGAAAAATGCCGGAAATGTTGCCAGAAAGAGCTTTTGCCAGCTGGGGTCTGCCGGAGGCCACAAAAGCATGGCCCGGGCGGAAATCCCCCTGGAGGCGCTGAAGAATGAGGTCGATCATACAGATGACCGGCAGTTGCTGGAATGGGTGATCCGGCGGATCGAAAAAAAGCACAGCGCAGCAGCCCGGAAGAACTGCACTCCGGACGACCCGGATGCGCATTGCCCCATGCCGGGGAATTACTGA
- the fabD gene encoding ACP S-malonyltransferase gives MKKIAFLFPGQGSQSVGMGADIYEKYDGVRAFFEMADTLTGLPVSQLCFEGPMKALTETVNLQPAVTAVNLAFLGLIREAGIVPDISAGHSLGEYSALCAAGVISPEDTLRLVFRRGELMHREATKHKGAMAAIIGLDIDAVRELVAQVAPEGVVAVANHNAEKQIVITGAPDPVSKVSELARDRRGKAIPLRVSGAWHSPLIRGAGEEFGQCLETIAFHAPESRVIQNVTADFGSSPDEIRSLMARQLCSPVRWYDTVRRLMAEGTEVFAEIGPGKVLSGLARKILPQDYPCTLYNINDLKSLERFVNEMKAA, from the coding sequence TTGAAGAAGATCGCATTTCTTTTCCCCGGCCAGGGCTCCCAGTCCGTGGGCATGGGGGCCGATATATATGAAAAATATGACGGCGTGAGGGCCTTTTTTGAGATGGCCGATACCCTCACGGGCCTCCCCGTATCCCAGCTCTGCTTTGAGGGGCCCATGAAGGCGCTGACGGAAACCGTCAACCTCCAGCCGGCAGTCACAGCCGTCAATCTGGCCTTTCTGGGGCTGATCCGGGAGGCGGGAATTGTACCGGATATCTCAGCCGGTCACAGCCTGGGGGAGTACAGCGCCCTGTGCGCTGCCGGTGTGATCTCGCCGGAAGATACCCTGCGGCTGGTGTTCCGGCGGGGCGAGCTGATGCACCGGGAGGCGACGAAACACAAGGGGGCCATGGCCGCCATTATCGGGCTGGATATCGACGCGGTCCGGGAGCTGGTCGCCCAGGTCGCACCGGAGGGCGTGGTCGCGGTGGCCAACCACAATGCGGAGAAACAGATCGTCATCACCGGGGCACCGGACCCGGTCAGCAAGGTATCGGAACTGGCACGCGACCGGCGGGGAAAAGCGATCCCGCTCCGGGTGAGCGGGGCCTGGCACAGTCCCCTGATCCGGGGGGCCGGGGAAGAATTCGGGCAGTGTCTGGAGACCATTGCGTTTCATGCGCCCGAAAGCCGCGTCATTCAGAACGTGACGGCAGATTTCGGCAGTTCTCCCGACGAAATCCGGTCCCTTATGGCCCGGCAACTGTGCAGCCCGGTCCGGTGGTACGACACGGTCCGCCGTCTGATGGCCGAAGGAACGGAGGTCTTTGCTGAAATCGGGCCGGGAAAGGTACTGAGCGGCCTGGCCAGAAAAATTCTGCCACAGGACTATCCCTGCACACTTTATAATATCAATGACCTGAAAAGCCTGGAGCGGTTTGTCAATGAAATGAAGGCCGCATAG
- a CDS encoding AtpZ/AtpI family protein — protein sequence MQLGLTMAGCIFFCFFVGRYIDKWAGTKGVFSALFIIFGVVGGGVVAYRQILEILEQEDDEREKREEYSEDDENH from the coding sequence ATGCAGCTGGGACTGACCATGGCCGGTTGCATATTTTTCTGTTTTTTTGTGGGGCGTTATATCGACAAATGGGCAGGTACAAAAGGGGTTTTTTCGGCCTTGTTCATTATTTTCGGAGTGGTCGGAGGGGGGGTGGTGGCATACCGGCAGATACTCGAAATTCTTGAACAGGAAGACGACGAGAGAGAAAAAAGAGAAGAATATTCTGAAGATGATGAAAACCATTAG
- the atpE gene encoding ATP synthase F0 subunit C, with product MGYDIETWVKVSAFVGSGVAMGFGAIGAAIGEGYTAAEANAAISRNPDSAGNIFKSMLVGQAVAESAAIFALVIAMMLLFTKHATSPIMIFIQISAGLCMGIGAIGSGIGSGYPAGETCKGIARQPGMADRLTTTMLIGSAICQTSAIYALVTSLILLYSDFASRPFSPTWAAVLGAGFAAGIGAIGSGIGEGLVAKSGCEGVARQPLNSAPTTNGMLLGMAVAETTAIYGLLISVILMFKAFEPTASFATAMALIASGLCMGLGAIGPGIGEGFTGSGAVRWMARSPEDVGILTRSMLVGQAVAESTGIYSLVIALVLIFVI from the coding sequence ATGGGATATGACATTGAAACTTGGGTAAAGGTATCCGCTTTTGTCGGCAGCGGCGTGGCGATGGGGTTTGGCGCCATCGGGGCGGCGATCGGCGAGGGGTATACGGCAGCGGAGGCCAATGCGGCAATTTCGCGAAACCCCGACTCCGCAGGCAATATTTTCAAAAGTATGCTGGTGGGGCAGGCGGTTGCCGAATCGGCGGCCATATTCGCGCTGGTAATTGCCATGATGCTGCTCTTCACCAAACATGCGACCTCTCCGATTATGATATTCATACAGATTTCGGCAGGGCTGTGCATGGGAATCGGGGCCATCGGCTCCGGCATCGGCTCCGGCTACCCGGCAGGTGAGACCTGTAAGGGGATTGCCCGCCAGCCCGGCATGGCCGACCGACTGACAACCACCATGCTGATCGGCTCTGCCATCTGTCAGACATCGGCGATCTATGCGCTGGTCACGTCGCTGATCCTTTTGTATTCGGATTTTGCGTCCCGTCCGTTTTCCCCCACCTGGGCCGCCGTTCTGGGGGCCGGGTTCGCCGCCGGTATCGGGGCCATCGGTTCCGGCATCGGAGAGGGACTGGTGGCAAAATCGGGATGCGAGGGCGTAGCCCGTCAGCCGTTAAATTCGGCGCCGACCACCAATGGTATGCTCCTGGGAATGGCGGTTGCTGAGACCACAGCAATTTACGGGCTTCTCATCAGCGTAATACTGATGTTCAAGGCCTTTGAGCCGACCGCCTCTTTTGCAACGGCCATGGCCCTGATCGCATCGGGACTGTGTATGGGGCTGGGTGCTATCGGTCCGGGAATCGGAGAAGGCTTTACCGGAAGCGGTGCTGTCCGGTGGATGGCAAGAAGTCCCGAAGATGTCGGTATATTGACGCGGTCCATGCTCGTCGGCCAGGCAGTTGCCGAATCAACGGGCATTTACTCCCTGGTCATCGCATTGGTGCTGATTTTTGTAATTTAA
- a CDS encoding MBL fold metallo-hydrolase yields MGTRKTDIAVTILGSGTCVPSLRRSACAVLMETGGARLLFDCGPGTMLRLLEAGTDISDIAVLCLSHFHPDHSGELVPFLFASKYPDSARRTQPLTLLAGRGFSAFFAALRGAYGRWIELAPGLLSITEMDNRGPDERKFDHFAVRTAPMAHNPESVAFRITHTASGASAVYSGDTDFCESLIGLSRGADLLICESALPDGMKADGHLTPGLAGRIAAEAGVRHLVLTHFYPACEQADLVSECRKFYSGPLTLAADLMKIPVTAP; encoded by the coding sequence ATGGGTACCCGAAAAACAGATATAGCGGTGACCATACTCGGCTCCGGCACCTGTGTGCCGTCGCTCCGGCGGAGCGCCTGTGCCGTGCTGATGGAGACCGGGGGGGCCAGGCTGCTCTTTGACTGCGGCCCCGGAACCATGCTGCGTCTTCTGGAGGCCGGAACGGATATTTCCGATATCGCCGTTCTCTGCCTGAGCCATTTTCACCCGGATCACAGCGGCGAGCTGGTACCGTTTCTCTTTGCCAGCAAATACCCGGACAGCGCCCGGCGGACGCAGCCGCTCACCCTTCTGGCCGGGCGGGGATTTTCAGCGTTCTTCGCCGCGCTCAGAGGCGCCTATGGCCGGTGGATCGAACTGGCACCCGGCCTGCTCAGTATCACGGAGATGGACAACCGGGGGCCCGATGAACGGAAGTTTGACCATTTTGCCGTCAGGACTGCGCCCATGGCCCACAACCCGGAAAGTGTGGCCTTTCGGATCACCCACACGGCATCGGGCGCGTCTGCCGTCTATTCAGGGGATACGGATTTCTGTGAAAGCCTGATCGGTCTCTCCCGGGGCGCGGACCTGCTGATCTGCGAATCGGCCCTGCCGGACGGGATGAAGGCCGACGGCCACCTGACCCCCGGTCTGGCCGGTCGCATTGCCGCCGAAGCCGGGGTCCGGCACCTGGTCCTGACCCATTTTTACCCGGCGTGTGAGCAGGCGGATCTGGTCTCCGAATGCCGTAAATTCTACAGCGGCCCCCTGACCCTGGCCGCCGACCTGATGAAAATTCCGGTGACCGCGCCATGA
- a CDS encoding DUF1178 family protein: protein MIVFDLRCASGHQFEGWFEDLQAYEDQRAGALIVCPVCNSSTISRMPSAFAIRSSPKSDTGAPPREILERIGHTLSEFADTHFDDVGCDFAREALKIHYGASEPRNIRGNSTPDEEKTLEEEGVRFFKFPPTPRSDPDT, encoded by the coding sequence ATGATCGTATTTGATTTAAGGTGCGCCAGCGGACATCAGTTCGAGGGTTGGTTTGAGGATCTTCAGGCCTATGAGGATCAGCGTGCAGGCGCGCTGATTGTCTGTCCGGTCTGCAACAGCAGCACCATCTCAAGAATGCCATCCGCCTTTGCCATCAGATCGTCCCCCAAATCCGACACAGGTGCGCCGCCCCGGGAGATACTGGAGCGGATCGGCCATACCCTCTCGGAGTTTGCGGACACTCATTTTGATGACGTTGGATGTGATTTTGCCAGGGAAGCGCTCAAGATCCATTACGGGGCGTCCGAACCGAGAAATATCAGGGGAAACAGCACCCCCGATGAGGAAAAGACCCTCGAAGAGGAGGGGGTGCGCTTTTTTAAATTCCCGCCGACGCCCCGGTCAGACCCCGATACATAA
- a CDS encoding ATP synthase subunit I: MMKTIRDTEKKYCSRALVTAIIIGFVLIVAGYKPIARGLILGTLFSIFNFILMGETLPKRVNQSAKKSFALALGSVFFRYAVLAIPLIAAFRSEKISVIAAACGIFAVQLMILADYVRGFVASARVKGKAL, translated from the coding sequence ATGATGAAAACCATTAGAGATACCGAAAAGAAATATTGCTCCAGGGCCCTGGTGACGGCGATTATCATCGGCTTTGTCCTGATTGTGGCCGGATACAAACCCATTGCCAGGGGGCTTATTCTCGGCACGCTCTTCAGTATATTCAATTTCATCCTGATGGGGGAAACCCTGCCGAAACGGGTGAATCAGTCTGCCAAAAAATCGTTCGCTCTGGCGCTGGGGTCCGTTTTTTTCAGATATGCGGTGCTGGCAATCCCCCTGATTGCGGCGTTCAGATCTGAAAAAATCAGCGTGATCGCCGCGGCCTGTGGAATTTTTGCAGTCCAATTGATGATTCTTGCAGATTATGTTCGGGGTTTTGTCGCTTCAGCCCGTGTGAAAGGAAAAGCATTATGA
- the hemA gene encoding glutamyl-tRNA reductase has product MVSQAVRSGKTGEKKYNNPEQSNINQMKRSDVVENREENVCRMKRAPVPENCRTDIVLLGLNHKTAEVELRECLGFSKDEADDALQAFRDSPAIAEVVLLSTCNRVELLMAAHDADQAVATAKAYLSATKHLPVSQFEEALYVHTGDEAVRHIFRVAASLDSMVVGEPQILGQLKDAYYTATLRRTSGVVLNRLLHKTFFVAKRVRTETGIGDRAVSISYAATELGRKIFGTLEEKKVLLIGAGEMAELAVEHLIQHRAGDILVANRTFERGLEMAGRFNGQAVRFEEIPDCLRAVDIIISSTGSPDFILTKDQVRKVMRARKNRPLFFIDIAVPRDIDPAINRIANTYVYDIDDLRDVIEENIEDRNREALRAGRIIDEGVIRFRQWYDSLDVVPTIVALREKLWGIAETEIRKSLGHSLSHLSPEEGQAIRRMTTAMINKMLHDPTIFLKKNGCHSGKTAYLDATRKLFKLDDEEGVLL; this is encoded by the coding sequence ATGGTAAGTCAGGCGGTCCGGTCCGGTAAAACCGGAGAAAAAAAATATAACAACCCTGAACAGTCAAACATAAACCAGATGAAAAGGTCGGACGTGGTGGAAAATCGTGAAGAGAACGTCTGTCGGATGAAAAGAGCTCCCGTTCCGGAAAATTGCAGGACGGACATCGTTTTGCTGGGGCTGAACCATAAAACGGCAGAGGTGGAACTGCGGGAATGCCTCGGTTTTTCCAAAGACGAGGCCGACGACGCCCTTCAGGCCTTCCGGGACTCCCCGGCCATAGCGGAGGTGGTGCTGCTTTCCACCTGCAACCGGGTGGAACTCCTCATGGCGGCCCATGATGCGGATCAGGCCGTGGCAACCGCCAAGGCGTACCTGTCAGCCACCAAGCACCTGCCGGTGTCTCAGTTTGAGGAAGCCCTCTATGTTCATACCGGAGATGAGGCCGTCCGGCATATCTTCCGGGTGGCCGCCAGCCTCGATTCCATGGTCGTGGGCGAGCCGCAGATTCTGGGACAGCTGAAGGATGCATATTACACCGCAACGCTTCGGCGGACCTCCGGCGTTGTTCTGAACCGGCTGCTCCACAAGACCTTTTTTGTGGCCAAGCGGGTGCGGACCGAAACCGGCATCGGTGACCGGGCGGTCTCCATCAGTTACGCGGCCACTGAGCTGGGGCGCAAGATCTTCGGCACCCTGGAGGAAAAAAAGGTGCTGCTCATCGGGGCCGGGGAGATGGCCGAGCTGGCGGTGGAACACCTGATTCAGCACCGGGCCGGCGATATCCTTGTCGCCAACCGGACCTTTGAGCGGGGACTTGAAATGGCCGGACGCTTTAACGGGCAGGCGGTCCGGTTTGAGGAAATCCCGGACTGCCTCCGGGCGGTGGATATCATCATCAGCTCCACCGGTTCCCCCGACTTCATCCTGACGAAGGACCAGGTCCGCAAGGTCATGCGGGCCCGGAAAAACCGCCCCCTGTTTTTCATCGACATTGCCGTCCCCCGGGATATCGATCCCGCCATTAACCGGATTGCCAACACCTATGTCTATGACATTGACGACCTCAGAGACGTTATCGAGGAGAACATCGAGGACCGGAACCGGGAGGCCCTGAGGGCCGGGCGCATCATCGACGAGGGCGTTATCCGGTTCCGCCAGTGGTATGACAGCCTGGATGTGGTGCCCACCATCGTGGCCCTGAGAGAGAAGCTCTGGGGCATTGCGGAGACGGAAATCCGCAAAAGCCTTGGCCACTCGCTCAGTCACCTGTCACCGGAGGAGGGCCAGGCGATCCGGCGGATGACCACCGCCATGATCAACAAAATGCTGCATGATCCGACAATTTTCCTGAAAAAAAACGGGTGCCACAGCGGTAAGACCGCCTATCTGGACGCCACCCGGAAGCTGTTTAAACTTGATGATGAAGAAGGAGTATTGCTTTGA
- a CDS encoding precorrin-2 dehydrogenase/sirohydrochlorin ferrochelatase family protein produces the protein MTAETTMPCYPVSLDIRGRRCLVVGGGAVATRKVRALIRCGARVTVVTPAASSEIETLAESRRIELKARIYRSGDMEGMFLVFSATDSRPVNSQVHADACQHNILCNIADQPAACNFTVPAVVRRGDLMLTVSTAGKSPALSRRLRKVLEAQFGPEYGEALRLMGAIRTRLLGNGHAPDAHRKRFRSVLDRDLIGLIRRKDIGTIDRILLEIFGPGYTFESLITAEADT, from the coding sequence ATGACCGCCGAGACGACCATGCCCTGTTATCCGGTCAGCCTCGACATCCGGGGCAGGCGCTGTCTGGTGGTCGGGGGCGGGGCCGTTGCCACGCGAAAGGTCAGAGCCCTTATTCGGTGCGGCGCAAGGGTCACCGTCGTCACACCGGCGGCGAGTTCTGAAATTGAAACGCTGGCCGAGAGCCGGCGCATTGAACTGAAGGCCCGCATCTACCGGTCCGGGGATATGGAAGGGATGTTTCTGGTCTTCAGTGCCACGGACAGCCGCCCGGTCAACAGCCAGGTCCACGCCGATGCCTGTCAGCACAACATCCTGTGCAATATTGCAGACCAGCCGGCGGCATGTAATTTTACCGTGCCTGCCGTGGTCCGCCGGGGGGATCTGATGCTCACGGTCTCCACGGCGGGGAAAAGTCCGGCCCTCTCCCGCAGGCTGAGAAAAGTTCTGGAGGCGCAGTTCGGGCCGGAATACGGGGAGGCGCTCCGGCTCATGGGGGCCATACGGACGCGGCTTCTTGGGAACGGGCACGCCCCGGATGCCCACCGGAAGCGATTCCGGTCCGTCCTCGACCGGGATCTGATCGGCCTGATCCGCCGGAAAGATATCGGGACGATCGACCGGATTCTGCTTGAAATTTTCGGTCCGGGATATACATTTGAATCACTGATAACGGCAGAGGCGGACACATGA
- a CDS encoding F0F1 ATP synthase subunit B family protein: MKKQIICLSLCTMTGLLLIHAGATDVFAGEGADNWRPTYDLVMKWVNFLILASIVVRFGKAPLMNFLRLQKENLAQEISDLEKEKAQMAGEIEKTHQALKESDANFAKLKERIVRQGEKKKQEIIEEARKQGGYMLEVARQKVESQLATAQRVFKEELVDAAISLAMKQLPAQMTDADNDNLIATYLETASAK; the protein is encoded by the coding sequence ATGAAAAAACAGATTATTTGCCTGTCTCTCTGCACCATGACCGGATTGTTGCTGATCCATGCCGGCGCGACAGATGTCTTCGCCGGTGAAGGTGCAGATAACTGGCGTCCGACCTACGACCTGGTCATGAAGTGGGTTAATTTTCTGATACTGGCCTCTATCGTCGTCAGATTCGGCAAAGCGCCGCTGATGAACTTCCTGCGTCTGCAAAAAGAGAATCTGGCCCAGGAGATCAGCGATCTGGAGAAAGAAAAAGCGCAGATGGCCGGGGAAATCGAAAAGACGCATCAGGCCCTGAAAGAGAGCGACGCCAATTTTGCGAAGCTGAAAGAGCGCATCGTCCGGCAGGGCGAAAAGAAGAAACAGGAAATCATTGAAGAGGCCCGGAAGCAGGGCGGATACATGCTGGAAGTCGCCAGACAAAAGGTGGAGAGCCAGCTTGCGACAGCCCAGCGCGTCTTCAAGGAGGAACTGGTTGACGCCGCCATCAGTCTGGCGATGAAACAGTTACCGGCTCAGATGACCGATGCGGATAATGATAACCTCATCGCCACTTATCTCGAAACTGCCTCAGCGAAATAA
- the atpE gene encoding ATP synthase F0 subunit C produces the protein MAIEGVDIIRSAAFLGAGLCMGLGAIGPGVGEGMAAAKACEAIGKNPKEAGLLTRTMLVGQAVTESTGIYSLVIALLLLFVV, from the coding sequence ATGGCAATCGAAGGTGTAGACATTATCAGATCAGCAGCGTTTCTGGGCGCAGGCCTGTGTATGGGCCTGGGCGCAATCGGACCCGGCGTCGGTGAAGGTATGGCAGCCGCAAAAGCCTGTGAGGCGATCGGGAAAAACCCAAAAGAAGCCGGCCTTCTGACCCGGACCATGCTGGTGGGGCAGGCCGTTACCGAGTCAACGGGTATCTACTCACTCGTTATCGCCTTGCTGCTCCTGTTTGTCGTCTGA
- the atpB gene encoding F0F1 ATP synthase subunit A has product MEELGLVHQLLVPFFGHTMTFNLDVIVMTWIVILSLTLFGYMAARKRSRLPGPVQAVGELFVAQLYGLTEDALGKEYAKTYAPLTCALFMFLVFSNWLGIIPHLEEPTKDLNTPLSLGLMGFVLSHYAGIRAKGFKTYIKEYFQPIFFMMPLNVIGELAKVVSISFRLFGNIMGGSIIILVISYLTYSIIFPPFLNAFFGLFVGTIQAFVFTMLTVVYISVQVR; this is encoded by the coding sequence ATGGAAGAATTAGGTTTAGTACATCAGCTGCTTGTGCCGTTTTTCGGCCACACCATGACATTCAACCTGGATGTCATTGTAATGACGTGGATTGTCATTTTGTCTTTAACCCTCTTCGGATATATGGCGGCCCGGAAAAGAAGCAGACTTCCCGGACCCGTTCAGGCGGTTGGCGAGCTTTTTGTGGCCCAGCTTTACGGTCTGACCGAGGATGCGCTGGGTAAGGAGTATGCCAAGACCTATGCCCCTCTGACCTGTGCGCTGTTCATGTTCCTCGTTTTCTCTAACTGGCTGGGAATTATTCCGCATCTGGAGGAGCCGACCAAGGATCTGAACACCCCCCTGAGCCTGGGCCTGATGGGATTTGTTCTCTCCCATTATGCAGGCATCAGAGCCAAGGGGTTTAAAACCTACATCAAAGAGTACTTTCAACCGATCTTCTTTATGATGCCCCTGAATGTGATCGGCGAGCTGGCCAAGGTGGTTTCGATCTCTTTCCGTCTTTTCGGAAACATCATGGGCGGGTCAATCATCATACTGGTTATCTCTTATCTGACATACAGTATCATTTTCCCGCCTTTTCTCAACGCCTTTTTCGGCCTCTTCGTCGGAACCATTCAGGCTTTTGTATTTACGATGCTTACAGTTGTTTACATCTCAGTACAGGTTAGATAG
- a CDS encoding TIGR04211 family SH3 domain-containing protein: MKWLTAIGTGLILWASVVQAGTMYVNDVIKITMRRGAGISHKVIGMLQSGQSVEVLDNSGDWTRIRLPDGKEGWALTRFLTPKQPNELQLTALRAKHEKLTAELAVLKTENKKLRSDNRQFSGASDESRKALDELTQSYETLRTESQDYLNVKAAYEQAATQLSEQQQRADELAERLNKLEWNRNLMWFISGAGVFLIGFVMGGVNERGKRRRSSYL; this comes from the coding sequence ATGAAATGGCTTACAGCAATCGGAACAGGCCTGATCCTCTGGGCTTCGGTGGTCCAGGCAGGCACCATGTATGTCAATGACGTGATCAAGATTACCATGAGACGGGGGGCGGGCATCAGCCACAAGGTTATCGGCATGCTTCAGTCCGGCCAGTCGGTTGAGGTGCTGGACAATTCGGGCGACTGGACCCGTATCCGCCTCCCGGACGGAAAGGAGGGGTGGGCCCTGACCCGTTTTCTCACCCCGAAACAGCCCAATGAACTTCAGCTGACGGCCCTTCGGGCAAAGCACGAAAAGCTGACAGCCGAGCTGGCCGTCCTCAAAACCGAAAACAAAAAGCTCCGGTCAGACAACAGGCAGTTCAGCGGAGCATCGGATGAGAGCCGGAAGGCACTCGATGAGCTGACACAGTCCTATGAGACGCTCAGGACCGAATCCCAGGATTACCTCAATGTCAAAGCCGCATACGAACAGGCCGCCACTCAGCTCTCGGAGCAGCAGCAACGGGCCGATGAGCTGGCAGAACGTCTGAACAAGCTGGAATGGAATCGGAATCTGATGTGGTTCATCAGCGGGGCCGGGGTGTTTCTGATCGGCTTCGTCATGGGCGGGGTCAACGAGCGGGGAAAACGCCGCCGCTCTTCCTATCTTTAA
- a CDS encoding ATP synthase F0 subunit B — protein MQIITNAALISINETMIVQLVSFLIFLFIMNRIMFRPINATIGERDEYINGLTQGIEDTRKNMEDVLNQLEAREAEVRDDAYSLKSVLEEEGQQKAAEVHAEYQKEIALLRQENEAVVNAQIAEARKHLRSESEALAVGIMEKVLNRRLS, from the coding sequence ATGCAAATTATCACTAATGCAGCGCTCATCAGCATCAATGAGACAATGATCGTCCAACTGGTGTCGTTCCTGATTTTTCTGTTCATCATGAACCGGATTATGTTTCGCCCGATCAATGCAACCATCGGCGAACGGGATGAATACATAAACGGTCTGACGCAGGGAATCGAGGATACCCGGAAGAACATGGAAGATGTTCTGAATCAGCTGGAAGCGCGGGAAGCGGAGGTCAGGGATGATGCATATTCGCTGAAATCCGTTTTGGAAGAAGAGGGACAGCAGAAGGCTGCCGAAGTACATGCCGAATACCAGAAAGAGATCGCACTGCTCAGGCAGGAGAATGAGGCGGTGGTAAACGCTCAGATTGCCGAAGCCCGAAAGCATCTCAGATCAGAGTCCGAAGCATTGGCAGTCGGCATCATGGAAAAAGTGCTGAACCGGAGGCTGTCATAA